From Bos mutus isolate GX-2022 chromosome 5, NWIPB_WYAK_1.1, whole genome shotgun sequence, one genomic window encodes:
- the ING4 gene encoding inhibitor of growth protein 4 isoform X1, protein MAAGMYLEHYLDSIENLPFELQRNFQLMRDLDQRTEDLKAEIDKLASEYMSSARSRSSEEKLALLRQIQEAYGKCKEFGDDKVQLAMQTYEMVDKHIRRLDTDLARFEADLKEKQIESSDYDSSSSKGKKSRTQKEKKAARARSKGKNSDEEAPKAAQKKLKLVRVSDPEYGMPSVTFGSVHPSDVLDMPVDPNEPTYCLCHQVSYGEMIGCDNPDCSIEWFHFACVGLTTKPRGKWFCPRCSQERKKK, encoded by the exons ATGGCTGCGGGGATGTATTTGGAACATTATCTGGACA GTATTGAAAACCTGCCCTTTGAACTGCAGAGAAACTTCCAGCTCATGAGGGACCTGGACCAAAGAACAGAGG ACCTAAAGGCTGAAATTGACAAGTTGGCCAGTGAATATATGAGTAGCGCCCGCAGCCGGAGCTCCGAGGAAAAATTGGCCCTTCTGAGACAGATCCAGGAAGCCTATGGCAAGTGCAAGGAGTTTGGTGATGACAAGGTGCAGCTTGCCATGCAGACCTATGAGATG GTGGACAAACACATTCGGCGACTGGACACAGACCTGGCCCGCTTTGAGGCTGATCTGAAGGAGAAGCAGATTGAGTCAAGTGACTATGACAGCTCTTCCAGCAAAGGCAAAAAGA GTCGGactcaaaaggagaagaaagctgCCCGTGCTCGTTCCAAAGGGAAAAACTCCGACGAAGAAGCCCCCAAGGCCGCCCAGAAGAAGTTAAAACTTGTGCGCGTGAGTGA CCCTGAGTATGGGATGCCCTCAGTGACCTTTGGCAGTGTCCACCCCTCTGATGTGTTGGATATGCCTGTGGATCCCAACGAACCCACCTATTGCCTTTGTCACCAGGTCTCCTACGGGGAGATGATTGGCTGTGACAACCCTGAC TGCTCCATTGAGTGGTTCCACTTTGCCTGTGTGGGGCTGACCACCAAGCCTCGGGGGAAATG GTTTTGCCCACGCTGCTCCCAAGAAcgaaaaaagaaatag
- the ING4 gene encoding inhibitor of growth protein 4 isoform X2, translating to MAAGMYLEHYLDSIENLPFELQRNFQLMRDLDQRTEDLKAEIDKLASEYMSSARSRSSEEKLALLRQIQEAYGKCKEFGDDKVQLAMQTYEMVDKHIRRLDTDLARFEADLKEKQIESSDYDSSSSKGRTQKEKKAARARSKGKNSDEEAPKAAQKKLKLVRVSDPEYGMPSVTFGSVHPSDVLDMPVDPNEPTYCLCHQVSYGEMIGCDNPDCSIEWFHFACVGLTTKPRGKWFCPRCSQERKKK from the exons ATGGCTGCGGGGATGTATTTGGAACATTATCTGGACA GTATTGAAAACCTGCCCTTTGAACTGCAGAGAAACTTCCAGCTCATGAGGGACCTGGACCAAAGAACAGAGG ACCTAAAGGCTGAAATTGACAAGTTGGCCAGTGAATATATGAGTAGCGCCCGCAGCCGGAGCTCCGAGGAAAAATTGGCCCTTCTGAGACAGATCCAGGAAGCCTATGGCAAGTGCAAGGAGTTTGGTGATGACAAGGTGCAGCTTGCCATGCAGACCTATGAGATG GTGGACAAACACATTCGGCGACTGGACACAGACCTGGCCCGCTTTGAGGCTGATCTGAAGGAGAAGCAGATTGAGTCAAGTGACTATGACAGCTCTTCCAGCAAAG GTCGGactcaaaaggagaagaaagctgCCCGTGCTCGTTCCAAAGGGAAAAACTCCGACGAAGAAGCCCCCAAGGCCGCCCAGAAGAAGTTAAAACTTGTGCGCGTGAGTGA CCCTGAGTATGGGATGCCCTCAGTGACCTTTGGCAGTGTCCACCCCTCTGATGTGTTGGATATGCCTGTGGATCCCAACGAACCCACCTATTGCCTTTGTCACCAGGTCTCCTACGGGGAGATGATTGGCTGTGACAACCCTGAC TGCTCCATTGAGTGGTTCCACTTTGCCTGTGTGGGGCTGACCACCAAGCCTCGGGGGAAATG GTTTTGCCCACGCTGCTCCCAAGAAcgaaaaaagaaatag